One part of the Solanum dulcamara chromosome 8, daSolDulc1.2, whole genome shotgun sequence genome encodes these proteins:
- the LOC129899541 gene encoding SNF1-related protein kinase regulatory subunit beta-3: MNHPHPYGEDHDEPTVMGFEVPRSPDASYNNVYPAHVDEGREPPLVPPHLHHTLLNHPTTRDQSTSLPLPQNAVLNHLYIENREVPRPVVALGVTHRFRSKYVTVVLYKPVQRR; the protein is encoded by the exons ATGAATCACCCTCATCCATATGGTGAAGATCAT GATGAACCCACTGTCATGGGCTTTGAAGTTCCAAGATCACCTGATGCAAGTTACAACAATGTGTATCCTGCACATGTAGATGAAGGAAGGGAACCACCGTTGGTACCGCCACATTTGCATCACACCTTGCTAAACCACCCAACAACAAGAGATCAATCAACCTCTCTCCCGTTGCCACAGAACGCGGTACTAAACCATTTGTATATTGAGAACAGAGAAGTCCCGAGGCCAGTTGTAGCACTTGGTGTAACACATCGTTTTCGCTCAAAATATGTTACGGTCGTTCTTTACAAACCCGTCCAGAGAAGATGA